One window of Quercus robur chromosome 5, dhQueRobu3.1, whole genome shotgun sequence genomic DNA carries:
- the LOC126728259 gene encoding glutamate receptor 3.5-like, translated as MQAFQKGSPIVKDFSEAILKLSKDGTLTGLEERWLTPSRECSADQTSNDTEPLSIQSFWGLYLISAAISTICFLLSLIRLLKNYQHDQEAYQGNATASSGSVWSKAVGQAKYFYNGEINTPERASSSSCTPDLDNWTSLRREDVSTINVLDNIIQAFPPSEIEMS; from the coding sequence ATGCAGGCATTCCAAAAAGGCTCGCCAATAGTGAAGGATTTTTCAGAAGCTATTCTAAAGCTATCAAAAGATGGTACCCTAACAGGTCTAGAAGAAAGATGGTTGACTCCCTCACGTGAGTGTTCAGCAGACCAAACATCCAATGATACAGAGCCTTTGAGCATCCAGAGCTTCTGGGGTCTCTACCTTATATCGGCGGCCATTTCTACAATTTGTTTCCTACTATCATTAATTCGATTACTAAAGAATTATCAACATGATCAAGAGGCATATCAAGGCAATGCAACTGCTAGCTCTGGAAGTGTTTGGAGCAAGGCAGTTGGACAAGCAAAGTACTTTTATAATGGAGAGATCAACACTCCAGAGAGAGCTTCAAGTTCATCTTGCACACCAGACTTAGATAATTGGACTTCTTTAAGACGGGAAGACGTGAGCACTATCAATGTTCTGGACAATATTATTCAAGCCTTCCCACCTTCTGAAATTGAGATGTCATAG